CTGCTGGGGCCTGAGCAGCAAGTGGCCCGTCTTTCCCCTGCCCAAGCTTGGCTCGGCCTGGCCCGGGGTCCCTGCCGGGAAAGGAGGGCCCCCCCGGATGCCCTCTCCCAACGGCGGGCAGCAGCAATACATGGGCGCGCAGACACGGCCTCACCAGCAACATCCCCTTTAATAAAATACGCAAGGTCacgggggcagggaggggaagggggagtgaAATATGACCATTTACAACCACAAAAAACCTCTGTACATGTCTAACGCCTGTTAGCAGGGGAAGGGAGGGGCAGGACTGGCCCCAGCACGGGCAGTGGCGGCGGGCAAGGCCCGGGGCGCCGTCCCACCTATTTGTAAAGGATGTCGTAGTGTCCGGGTCTGTACAGTAGATAGACCTTGGGCTCAGAGCCCTCCGGGAAGACGTGGGGGTTGGTGGTGCCGCCCTCCCCGCGGTCCATGTACTCCACCTGGATGGAGACGTTGAGGGCCTGCGCCAGCGCGATGATATGGATGTGGTCACTCTCCTTGCACATGGGCTCCACCTCCTGGAGGGATGAGAGGGGAGAAAGGTGACCGGGGGAGCCAACCCACCCCGACAGCCCGGCCAGAGGAAGTGGGGGGGTGTCTGCGGTGTGGCCCCCCCCTTCACACACCCACTGGCCTGGAGGGGGCTCTTCCCAGGCCCAGCCGGGCTAAGGGGTTGTCAAGTTAGGGAACAGAAGATGAGCGGCGAGTTTTGGTCGGGCTGGGGTGGAGTGCCCACATCTAGAAGACCAGAGGCCCAGAAATGAGGTCAGAAAAGTGGCAAGCAAAGGTCAGGGTGGCAGAGGGGCAAGGTCCAAGGCACCTGCTGACAAAACTCCTTGACGGTCCGGCCCCCCTCAATGAAGTGCTCAAAGAACTTGCTCTCGCGCTGCAGGTAGCCCGAGGTGAGCAGCCGCAGGTAGACCACCAGGTAGTCGGAGGTGCTCTGGTCATTGAAGGAGGCCAGCAGTTCGGCCACCGAGGTCTGCTTCTCCACCTGCTCGATCAGGTCCATGAACTGCCCAGAGAGATGCCAGAGCCCCCATCAGCGGCCCTGCCCGGCCCCAACGCCTCCCCACCCGAGCCAGGGGTGAGGGTGGGGGCCGGCTCAGCTCACCGTGTTGTGGAAATCTTCGATTGTGAACTCTGTGAAGCCCTGAGACACCAGGTCCTCTTTGCTCTTGGCAGAGATGGCTTTGAACCTGCCGGAGGAGGCAAAAGTtgctggagggggaggggggagcagatAGGGGctgggagcacctgggtctgCTGCTTGTGCCAACAAGGCAGAGAAAGGCCAGCCACGGGCTGTCTGGCAGGGCTGGGGGGTCatcaaagcccccccccccagagttagaagagacctcaggTGTGACCCCGAGGATGGATGGATTCGTACGGCCCCCTAGACTGACCCTAGTTCAAGTCTCTGTTTAACATCCATGCTGCCTAAATGCCCCACTATTAGGAAAGCACTCGGCTGGACCGTGGGCCAGGAAACCCTGCAGACCCCACCGCTCACCTCTGCAGCTCCTTGCTGTCCTCCAAAAGGGCTTCCAGGTGGGAGAACCCAAAGGCTCGGTAGAAGCAGTTGCCATCAGGCCTAGTCTTTCGGATGTAGGAATACTTTTTGTGTAGGTCCTAAGGAGACAATGGAGAAGCTGCTGAAGATCGGGGTGCAGACGGGCCGCTTTCTTGCCCCTGCCCAGGGATGGGCCGGTGGGTGGCTCTGAGTGGGGCAGCCAGTAGACAGAGGGCTCTTGGTAAACCTGAGCCCTCAGGGGGGAACGAGAAACCGCCCCACAGACCGTGGAAGCTCTGAAAGGCCGGTGAGGACCTGCGCGTGGAGCGGGCAGGAGCAGAAGCCACTCCTGGCCTTCACTCCTCCCAAGAACCCGGTGCAGACAGAGGGCCTCTCCCAGCTCACCCAtctcctgggggtgggggggacctAGGAGCCCCCACCTTGATCTTCTGTTGGTAGATGTTGTCGTCTTCGGCGTACTCCTTGTAGAGGACGGAGAGCTCCAGACGCTCGGACACCAGTGGGTTCTGAACCGCAATCTGGGGgggcagagagggaggaggaCAGGAGCGTGTGCGTCCGCCCGATCCCTTGGCTGGGAGCTCCGGGCAGGGGCACGGGGCCGGGCCAGAGTGACTGCTCCCCACAGCAGGGTGCGGGCAGGGGTCCAGAGACGGAGCCCCAAAGGACAAAAAGGTGAGCCCCGACGGCGTCCTCTTTTGTTTTTAGTCCTGGTCCGGGATTCTTGTGGAAAGGTGGATCCCCAGCCGGGGCACCCCTGCCCGCCTGGCCACGGCGTCTGCCGCTGCCAAGGCAACCCCGGGGCACTGAACTCAGTAGGCCCGGGAGCTTTTAGGGGTGAATCACGGGTTGGACTGCGGCGGGACTGAAGGGTGCTGTCCCGGGGCCACCCCAGGAGCCGCCCGGGGAGGCGCTTCCCCTCCCCGGGACAACGGGGGGCCCCGGCCCCCCGCTCACCTCTTGCTGGATCCGGTCCTGCTGGGCCATGATGGCCTCATCGTAGGCCAGACAGTTCACTCCTGGGGGGGAGAGCCGGGGCGTGAgcgcggccggggccgggggccgggcccCCCCGGGGGCTCCCTCCGCCGAGGCTCGGGCTAAGTGCGGGGGGCGGCGTGGGCCGGGGGGCCCCGGGGGTTCCCGCAGGCCAGGCCGTGCCCCTTTGCCCAGGCTTCCTTCACCCCCCATCACCCCACGGCTCCCCGGGGCCCGGCCTGGGGGGCGGGTGGGGGAGGGGCCCAGGTGTGAGGGGCGGGGCTCCAGCGCGCGGGCGCGGCCGGGCGGGCGGGGCGCGCGCTCCCGCCGCGTGGGCGCAGGTGCGCGCCGGGGGTGGGCGCGTGGCCGCCGCGGCCTCCATCCGGGCCGGGCCGCCCCGCGCAGGCGCGTTGGCCCCCGGCGATGCCGCCGTGGCCGCGCGCCGCTCCCGCCGCTCCcgccgccgcccctcccccggcCCCCGCCGCGCGCCCGGGGGGTCTCCGGCGGCGGCTGCTCCCCCaggccgcgggggggggggggagcgatGGAGCCCGCGCGCCGCGCCTCGGccccccccgggccccgggcccctcCGTCCGGCCGGGCCGCGCCCCGCCCGCCCCCCCggggcccccggcccccgcccccgcccccgcggcCGCTACCTTCCGCGTCGCTCCCCAGCGGCTCCGGCTTCTGCTGCTGAGGCTCCTCCGCCGCCATCTTTAAACAGCGCCGCACCCACGACCACTTCCGGGGTACGAGCGCCTCTGCGCCCGGAAGTGAACCGGTGCCCGCCCCCTGCGGGCT
The Macrotis lagotis isolate mMagLag1 chromosome 3, bilby.v1.9.chrom.fasta, whole genome shotgun sequence genome window above contains:
- the OTUB1 gene encoding ubiquitin thioesterase OTUB1, producing the protein MAAEEPQQQKPEPLGSDAEGVNCLAYDEAIMAQQDRIQQEIAVQNPLVSERLELSVLYKEYAEDDNIYQQKIKDLHKKYSYIRKTRPDGNCFYRAFGFSHLEALLEDSKELQRFKAISAKSKEDLVSQGFTEFTIEDFHNTFMDLIEQVEKQTSVAELLASFNDQSTSDYLVVYLRLLTSGYLQRESKFFEHFIEGGRTVKEFCQQEVEPMCKESDHIHIIALAQALNVSIQVEYMDRGEGGTTNPHVFPEGSEPKVYLLYRPGHYDILYK